Proteins from one Pongo abelii isolate AG06213 chromosome 19, NHGRI_mPonAbe1-v2.0_pri, whole genome shotgun sequence genomic window:
- the GPS2 gene encoding G protein pathway suppressor 2 isoform X4: MQGSPGGHNRPGTLMAADRAKQMFGPQVLTTRHYVGSAAAFAGTPEHGQFQGSPGGAYGTAQPPPHYGPTQPAYSPSQQLRAPSAFPAVQYLSQPQPQPYAVHGHFQPTQTGFLQPGGALSLQKQMEHANQQTGFSDSALTLFSAVLPAPHAPPGSASSPWTPCFPPAPCADAASRKVGLCSYQPTWPSAPLHPTQPEPAILPQVTIRLYLQHHTPHPIVGDGTPPPVCPRPIKSTCHCPWLLLFVLPPTQLSGIGQGCLEGGGMAGRSTASQSDRQRVPVNSVAEFSLFVASKYTHLIQISS, from the exons GGAGCCCTGGAGGACACAATCGCCCAGGCACCCTCATGGCAGCTGACAGAGCCAAACAAATGTTTGGACCCCAAGTGCTAACG ACCCGGCACTACGTGGGCTCAGCAGCTGCTTTTGCGGGGACACCAGAGCATGGACAATTCCAAGGCAGTCCTGGTGGTGCCTATGGGACTGCTCAGCCCCCACCTCACTATGGGCCCACACAGCCAGCTTATAGTCCTAGTCAGCAGCTCAGAG CTCCTTCGGCGTTCCCTGCAGTGCAGTACCTATctcagccacagccacagccctATGCCGTGCACGGCCACTTTCAGCCCACTCAGACAG GTTTCCTCCAGCCTGGTGGTGCCCTGTCCTTGCAAAAGCAGATGGAACATGCTAACCAGCAGACTGGCTTCTCCGACTCA GCCCTGACTCTGTTCTCTGCAGTCCTCCCTGCGCCCCATGCACCCCCAGGCTCTGCATCCAGCCCCTGGACTCCTTGCTTCCCCCCAGCTCCCTGTGCAGATGCAGCCAGCAGGAAAG TCGGGCTTTGCAGCTACCAGCCAACCTGGCCCTCGGCTCCCCTTCATCCAACACAGCCAGAACCCGCGATTCTACCACAAGTGACCATCAGATTATATCTTCAACACCATACCCCCCACCCCATCGTGGGTGATGGTACCCCGCCCCCCGTGTGTCCCAGGCCAATAAAATCTAcctgccactgcccctggctgCTGCTGTTTGTGTTGCCTCCCACCCAACTGTCTGGAATAGGTCAAGGTTGCTTGGAGGGTGGGGGGATGGCTGGCAGGTCCACAGCAAGTCAAAGTGATAGACAGCGGGTTCCAGTGAACTCAGTGGCAGAGTTCAGTCTTTTTGTGGCTTCCAAATATACCCATTTAATTCAAATAAGCAGCTGA